From Polynucleobacter paludilacus:
TCCAGGTTTGGTGGATGGTTTAACAAAAGCAGGCTGCGCCTCCTTAGATACTGTTTGGCGTTTACCTTTAGACGCAGCGTATCAAGAGCAGCTCAAATCCAATTTTGCCGATGTTGCCAATATTGGCGGTAGACCCGCTGGGAGCGTCACAGCAGCCTGCTTCTTGGCTCGTTTTACCGAGAAATACAAATGGGCGCATTTAGATATTGCAGGCACTGCATGGAAGAGTGGTGCAGCAAAAGGCTCTACGGGTCGACCAGTTCCACTCTTAGTGAACTACCTCTTAGAGCAATAAGCCGAGCAAGAGCATAGCTGATATGGCGCGCATTGATTTTCATTTCAACGTGAGTGACAAGTTTGACTATGCTTGCCGCTTGACGCGCAAAATTTGGAGTGGCAGTGCTGTGGGAGAGCCAGTGCGCAATATCGTGATGGTTGCTAATCCGGCTGATTTGAAAATACTAGATGCTGTACTGTGGAGTTTTAGTCCAAGTGATTTCTTGCCACACTGCTTCATCGACGACGAAGCCGCTGCAGAAACTCCGATCGTGATGACAGAAGATTTTGCTTCCCCATCTTTAGCAAACATTCCGCATGCCGATGTCTTGATTCATCTAGGCATGAATATGCCCAAGGATGTTGCAGCAATGGTTGAGCGCTTTACTCGCATTGTAGAATTAGTGACTGTCAATGAAGCAGAGCGGCTAGCTGGTCGAGAGCGTTACAAAGCCTATCGGGATCTAGGGCATGAGTTGCACAACTTTGACCAATCTAAGCCCGAAAGCAAGTCTTAATTTCTTTTATGTTGATCCATCCCCAGTTTGACCCAGCTGCCATCCGCATTGGCTCTTTTGCAATTCATTGGTATGGCTTGATGTATCTCATGGCCTTTTTCCAATTTTTACTCTTGGGACGTTTGCGAATTCGCTCTCCCCAATATCAAACATTGGGATGGTCTTACAAAGACTTAGAGGATTTGCTGTTCGCTGGGGTGCTCGGTGTCGTTTTAGGTGGTCGTTTGGGCTACACCTTGTTCTATCAGCCCGGCTTTTATCTCGCACATCCTTTCAATATTCTTAAGCTATGGGAAGGCGGCATGTCTTTCCACGGCGGTCTCTTGGGGGTGATTCTGGCTATGCTCTGGTTTGCCCATCGCCATAAAACCACCTTCTTTATGGTGAGTGATTTAGTTGCACCACTCGTTCCCTTTGGTCTGGCCTTTGGCCGGCTAGGTAACTTTATTAATGGCGAGCTCTGGGGTAGGCCGACAGATCTGCCATGGGCTATGATCTTTCCTCAGGTGGATATGCTGCCGCGCCACCCCTCGCAAATTTATCAGTTGTTTGGTGAGGGACTTTTGCTAGGAATCATTTTGTGGATTTTTTCCAGCAAGCCACGTCCATTGGGTCAAGTCTCGGGCCTATTTTTACTGGGATATGGAGTCTGTCGCTTCTTGGCGGAGTTTGCGCGGGAGCCTGATGCCTTTTTGGGCC
This genomic window contains:
- the lgt gene encoding prolipoprotein diacylglyceryl transferase is translated as MLIHPQFDPAAIRIGSFAIHWYGLMYLMAFFQFLLLGRLRIRSPQYQTLGWSYKDLEDLLFAGVLGVVLGGRLGYTLFYQPGFYLAHPFNILKLWEGGMSFHGGLLGVILAMLWFAHRHKTTFFMVSDLVAPLVPFGLAFGRLGNFINGELWGRPTDLPWAMIFPQVDMLPRHPSQIYQLFGEGLLLGIILWIFSSKPRPLGQVSGLFLLGYGVCRFLAEFAREPDAFLGLLGMGLSMGQWLSLPMIFLGFYLIVRPNTQKVG
- a CDS encoding DNA polymerase III subunit chi, with protein sequence MARIDFHFNVSDKFDYACRLTRKIWSGSAVGEPVRNIVMVANPADLKILDAVLWSFSPSDFLPHCFIDDEAAAETPIVMTEDFASPSLANIPHADVLIHLGMNMPKDVAAMVERFTRIVELVTVNEAERLAGRERYKAYRDLGHELHNFDQSKPESKS